Proteins found in one Oryza glaberrima chromosome 4, OglaRS2, whole genome shotgun sequence genomic segment:
- the LOC127770387 gene encoding V-type proton ATPase subunit G1-like — protein sequence MDANRRQSGIQQLLAAEQEAQQIVNAARAAKSARLRQAKEEAEREIAEYRAQMEAEFQRKVAESSGDSGANVKRLEQETAEKIAQLKQQAASISPEVIQMLLRHVTTVKN from the exons ATGGACGCAAACAGACGCCAAAGTGGAATCCAGCAATTGTTGGCTGCAGAGCAAGAGGCTCAGCAAATAGTAAATGCTGCTAGGGCTG CAAAATCGGCAAGGCTTAGGCAAGCAAAAGAGGAGGCTGAGAGGGAAATAGCTGAATACCGTGCCCAGATGGAGGCTGAATTTCAGAGGAAGGTTGCAGAG AGTAGCGGTGACTCTGGTGCAAATGTCAAGCGTCTTGAGCAGGAGACAGCGGAAAAAATCGCACAACTCAAGCAGCAGGCTGCAAGTATCTCCCCTGAAGTGATTCAGATGCTTCTGAGGCATGTCACCACTGTGAAGAACTAA
- the LOC127770383 gene encoding actin cytoskeleton-regulatory complex protein pan-1-like isoform X2: protein MMPLKKKMDPSASNSISAPPSEEMGEPEKMDEMEQVSSDIKSLKTLYGLLHRGPTDETLDETSRAFMTKMLDDITRQTLLRQAKMLSPALERKLSIQSDHRRTRDDAVPVPVVKPIASFSPSLHASEKSSRLRTQGATRRRDGRHGQDNYRLLARVASNRSARTTVPPPAPRHRQSPERRLDRLASRRSSRAVTPRRGMVDGGNPLSDMRCPRRGDDSSMERGGGSSSSSRSLSREPSSAVQERGRGLHRGASPAAAPRVGAEGGSSTRRLGRLDSGLSVNLVPPPLAPRHGSQRGGRGAATTTKLSSSTDVAATIRSSIRPSSREFMERSPRRAGEAENDRKEGADAASVSKGRPSRGELSSMERGSSSGRSLSREPSSAVQERGRGLHRGASPPAAVRVGAEGSSTRRLERLDSGLSASMVSRRGTPRAGRGASTPKLSSSTDAAAMTRSRIRPNRDLTERSLRRAGEADEDESLRRCRGKGKGKEKGDDDAASVSMGRPSRPPRRALNRINSSSTYSSSSCPPEPTSSTSGSTSSWVPPRDNAPSWAPPPPRGNPPSWVPPPPPPGGNAPSWVPPPPQPRGIAPPEYGFQVSGASRVSRHLRRQERLERRVERMRRFKEKLGTVFHHHHFGPSGSNEGAPPLFSRDVHDNGYHRPSPWKVLGGVLHRTTRRGEKNNEGAPPLFSRDVHGNGHHRPSPWKALGGVLHRATRRGEKKTRSVPADHRGGVGGGGGVGHALLHMWNKRRAMAKQRGGVGRALFQMWGKRRAAAKQRGGGVRRALFQMWVQRRATTAKRRGGGGVAHALFHMWGKRRATASAGMCGTGSRWKAKKLHWWQRVRPRHRSGHGKALR from the exons TTGGATGAAACATCAAGAGCCTTCATGACGAAGATGTTAGATGACATTACTCGTCAGACACTCCTCAGGCAGGCAAAG ATGCTGTCTCCTGCGCTGGAGAGGAAGCTATCTATCCAGTCCGATCATCGCCGGACGCGCGACGACGCCGTGCCGGTGCCGGTCGTGAAGCCGATAGCCTCGTTCAGCCCCAGCCTCCATGCCAGTGAGAAATCAAGCCGGCTGAGGACGCAAGGCGCGACGAGAAGGCGAGACGGTCGCCATGGCCAGGACAACTACCGTCTCCTTGCTCGCGTCGCCTCGAACCGCTCGGCAAGAACCacagtgccgccgccggcgccgcgccaccgTCAGAGTCCGGAGCGACGCCTTGACCGCCTCGCCTCGCGCCGTTCGTCCAGAGCCGTGACGCCGCGGCGCGGCATGGTGGACGGTGGGAATCCGCTCTCCGACATGAGGTGTCCGCGTCGTGGCGACGACTCGTCGatggagcgcggcggcggcagcagcagcagcagccgctccctctcccgcgAACCGTCGTCAGCTGTGCAGGAGCGGGGACGGGGGCTGCATCgcggcgcctcgccggcggcggcaccgcgcGTGGGAGCGGAGGGCGGCTCCTCGACGCGCCGTCTCGGGAGGCTGGACTCCGGATTGTCCGTAAACTTGGTGCCGCCGCCACTGGCGCCGCGACATGGCTCTCAGcgaggcgggcgcggcgcggcaacAACGACGAAGCTGTCCTCGTCGACGGACGTGGCTGCCACGATACGCAGCAGCATCAGGCCGAGCTCCCGAGAATTCATGGAGCGCTCCCCGCGTCGAGCTGGTGAAGCTGAAAACGATAGGAAGGAAGGTGCCGATGCTGCCAGCGTCAGCAAGGGCCGGCCAAGCCGTGGCGAACTCTCATCGATGGAGCGCGGAAGCAGCAGTGGCCGATCACTCTCCCGCGAACCGTCGTCAGCTGTGCAGGAGCGTGGACGGGGGCTGCATcgcggcgcctcgccgccggccgcagtGCGCGTGGGAGCGGAGGGCTCCTCGACGCGCCGCCTCGAGAGGCTGGACTCCGGGTTGTCTGCGAGCATGGTGTCGCGCCGTGGCACTCCGCGAGCCGGACGCGGCGCGTCAACGCCGAAGCTGTCCTCGTCGACCGACGCGGCTGCCATGACACGCAGCCGCATCAGGCCGAACCGTGACCTCACGGAGCGCTCGCTACGCCGAGCTGGTGAAGCTGATGAAGACGAGAGCCTGCGGCGGTGccgggggaaggggaaggggaaggagaagggcgATGATGATGCTGCCAGCGTCAGCATGGGCCGGCcaagccggccgccgcggcgagctctGAACCGGATCAACTCCAGTAGCACGTACAGTAGCAGCAGCTGCCCACCAGAGCCGACTTCGAGCACTTCAGGTTCCACCTCGTCGTGGGTGCCACCGCGAGACAATGCACCGTCGtgggcgccaccgccaccgcgaggCAATCCGCCGTCTTgggtgccaccgccaccgccaccggggGGCAATGCGCCGTCGTgggtgccaccgccaccgcaacCGCGGGGCATTGCGCCGCCGGAGTACGGGTTTCAAGTGTCAGGCGCGTCGAGGGTCAgccgccaccttcgccggcAGGAGCGCCTGGAGAGGAGAGTGGAGCGGATGAGGAGGTTCAAGGAGAAGCTCGGCACGGtgttccaccaccaccacttcgGTCCCTCGGGCAGCAACGAGGGGGCGCCCCCGCTGTTCAGCCGTGACGTCCACGACAACGGTTATCACCGCCCGTCGCCGTGGAAGGTTCTCGGCGGTGTCCTCCACCGCACGACACGCCGTGGGGAGAAGAACAACGAGGGGGCGCCCCCGCTGTTCAGCCGTGACGTCCACGGCAACGGACATCACCGCCCGTCGCCGTGGAAGGCTCTCGGCGGTGTCCTCCATCGTGCGACACGCCGTGGGGAGAAGAAGACCAGGAGCGTGCCGGCAGATCatcgtggcggcgtcggcggcggcggtggcgtcgggcaCGCGCTGTTACACATGTGGAACAAACGGCGGGCGATGGCGAAGCAACGTGGCGGCGTCGGGCGCGCGCTGTTCCAAATGTGGGgcaagcggcgggcggcggcgaagcagcgtggcggcggcgtcaggcGCGCGCTTTTCCAAATGTGGGTCCAAcggcgggcgacgacggcgaagcggcgtggtggcggcggcgtcgcgcacGCGCTGTTCCACATGTGGGGGAAACGGCGGGCTACCGCAAGCGCTGGGATGTGCGGTACGGGAAGCCGGTGGAAGGCCAAGAAGTTGCACTGGTGGCAGCGGGTGAGGCCGCGGCACCGTTCTGGACATGGAAAGGCATTGCGGTAA
- the LOC127769629 gene encoding thylakoid lumenal 29 kDa protein, chloroplastic, giving the protein MAGASFLSTVRQPPAPPPPLLAPRGSASSVSSPARRHAHILVCCHATAQEEPVRFRRRDLIGGCLTTAIGLELVEGSTGFTGVATAADLIERRQRSEFQSSIKSTLATAITAKKELIPSLLTLALNDAMTYDKATKSGGPNGSVRLSAEISRPENSGLSAAVDLLVEAKKEIDSYSKGGPIAFADLIQFAAQSALKLTFVDAAIAKCGGNEEKGRTLYSAYGSNGQWGLFDKLFGRQDTQEPDPEGRVPDWSKASVQEMKDKFVAVGLGPRQLAVMSVFLGPDQAATEERLIADKDCRPWVEKYQRSRETVSRTDYEVDLITTLTKLSSLGQKINYEAYTYPKQKIDLGKLKL; this is encoded by the exons ATGGCGGGCGCGAGCTTCCTCTCGACCGTGCGGcagcctcccgcgccgccgccgccgctgctcgccccACGCGGCTCCGCTTCCTCCGTCTCGTCTCCCGCGCGACGGCACGCCCAC ATTCTGGTGTGCTGCCATGCTACCGCGCAGGAAGAGCCTGTGCGATTCCGTAGAAGGGATTTAATCGGCGGCTGCTTGACTACTGCCATTGGCTTG GAATTAGTCGAGGGCTCTACAGGATTCACAGGAGTGGCTACTGCAGCTGATCTGATTGAGCGTCGACAACGCTCTGAATTCCAAT CAAGCATCAAAAGCACCCTCGCCACAGCCATAACG GCTAAAAAAGAGCTCATTCCATCTTTGTTGACGTTAGCACTGAATGATGCCATGACATATGATAAG GCCACGAAGTCAGGAGGTCCAAATGGATCGGTCAGGCTAAG TGCAGAAATAAGCAGACCTGAAAACAGTGGACTTTCTGCTGCTGTGGATCTGCTAGTTGAAGCGAAAAAGGAGATAGATTCCTACTCCAAGGGAGGACCCATTGCATTTGCAGATCTGATCCAATTTGCAG CACAATCAGCACTCAAGCTAACATTCGTTGATGCGGCCATTGCCAAATGTGGCGGGAAcgaagaaaaaggaagaacaCTATACTCAGCTTATGGTTCAAATGGCCAG TGGGGTTTATTCGACAAACTGTTCGGGCGACAAGATACACAGGAACCTGATCCTGAAGGAAGGGTACCTGACTGGAGCAAAGCTTCTGTGCAGGAAATGAAGGATAAGTTCGTCGCAGTTGGTTTGGGTCCTCGTCAG CTTGCTGTGATGTCAGTCTTCCTGGGGCCTGACCAAGCTGCCACGGAGGAACGGTTGATAGCCGACAAGGATTGCCGCCCATGGGTCGAGAAGTATCAACGCAGTCGCGAGACGGTCTCTCGAACTGACTACGAG GTTGACCTGATAACCACGCTCACAAAGCTGAGCTCCCTTGGGCAGAAGATAAACTACGAGGCCTACACGTACCCTAAGCAAAAGATTGACTTGGGTAAATTGAAATTGTGA
- the LOC127770385 gene encoding multiple organellar RNA editing factor 2, chloroplastic-like isoform X1 produces MATAAAAARAAVAAAGRPAQGVPLSRRLTTASSSSARPLRPRGGRAAGSVRCMARRPESSYSPLRSGQGGDRAPTEMAPLFPGCDYEHWLIVMDKPGGEGATKQQMIDCYIQTLAKVVGSEEEAKKKIYNVSCERYFGFGCEIDEETSNKLEGLPGVLFVLPDSYVDAENKDYGAELFVNGEIVQRSPERQRRVEPVPQRAQDRPRYSDRTRYVKRRENQAYQR; encoded by the exons atggccaccgccgcagcagcagcgcgcgccgccgtcgcggccgccggGCGCCCGGCGCAGGGGGTTCCGTTGTCGCGGCGCCTCACgacggcgtcgtcctcctccgctcGCCCGCTgcggcctcgcggcggccgcgctgCCGGGTCCGTCCGCTgcatggcgcggcggccggagtcgTCGTACTCGCCGCTGCGGTCGGGGCAGGGAGGGGACCGCGCGCCCACGGAGATGGCGCCGCTCTTCCCCGGGTGCGACTACGAGCACTGGCTCATCGTCATGGACAagcccggcggcgagggcgccacCAAGCAGCAGATGATCGACTGCTACATCCAGACCCTCGCCAAGGTCGTGGGAAG tgaggaggaggcgaagaAGAAGATATACAACGTGTCATGCGAACGGTACTTTGGGTTCGGTTGCGAGATTGACGAGGAAACATCCAACAAGCTGGAAG GGCTACCAGGTGTTCTATTTGTGCTTCCTGATTCCTATGTTGATGCCGAGAACAAGGACTATGGCG CTGAGTTGTTTGTAAACGGAGAAATTGTTCAAAGATCACCAGAAAGGCAGAGAAGGGTGGAGCCAGTTCCTCAGAGAGCACAAGATAGACCCCGGTACAGTGACCGAACTCGCTATGTGAAGCGGAGGGAGAATCAGGCGTACCAGCGGTGA
- the LOC127770383 gene encoding actin cytoskeleton-regulatory complex protein pan-1-like isoform X1: MFLFMAHFPIFLIDSIVENSIFSSWQSDNLRMSVTSIISSSAPPSEEMGEPEKMDEMEQVSSDIKSLKTLYGLLHRGPTDETLDETSRAFMTKMLDDITRQTLLRQAKMLSPALERKLSIQSDHRRTRDDAVPVPVVKPIASFSPSLHASEKSSRLRTQGATRRRDGRHGQDNYRLLARVASNRSARTTVPPPAPRHRQSPERRLDRLASRRSSRAVTPRRGMVDGGNPLSDMRCPRRGDDSSMERGGGSSSSSRSLSREPSSAVQERGRGLHRGASPAAAPRVGAEGGSSTRRLGRLDSGLSVNLVPPPLAPRHGSQRGGRGAATTTKLSSSTDVAATIRSSIRPSSREFMERSPRRAGEAENDRKEGADAASVSKGRPSRGELSSMERGSSSGRSLSREPSSAVQERGRGLHRGASPPAAVRVGAEGSSTRRLERLDSGLSASMVSRRGTPRAGRGASTPKLSSSTDAAAMTRSRIRPNRDLTERSLRRAGEADEDESLRRCRGKGKGKEKGDDDAASVSMGRPSRPPRRALNRINSSSTYSSSSCPPEPTSSTSGSTSSWVPPRDNAPSWAPPPPRGNPPSWVPPPPPPGGNAPSWVPPPPQPRGIAPPEYGFQVSGASRVSRHLRRQERLERRVERMRRFKEKLGTVFHHHHFGPSGSNEGAPPLFSRDVHDNGYHRPSPWKVLGGVLHRTTRRGEKNNEGAPPLFSRDVHGNGHHRPSPWKALGGVLHRATRRGEKKTRSVPADHRGGVGGGGGVGHALLHMWNKRRAMAKQRGGVGRALFQMWGKRRAAAKQRGGGVRRALFQMWVQRRATTAKRRGGGGVAHALFHMWGKRRATASAGMCGTGSRWKAKKLHWWQRVRPRHRSGHGKALR; the protein is encoded by the exons TTGGATGAAACATCAAGAGCCTTCATGACGAAGATGTTAGATGACATTACTCGTCAGACACTCCTCAGGCAGGCAAAG ATGCTGTCTCCTGCGCTGGAGAGGAAGCTATCTATCCAGTCCGATCATCGCCGGACGCGCGACGACGCCGTGCCGGTGCCGGTCGTGAAGCCGATAGCCTCGTTCAGCCCCAGCCTCCATGCCAGTGAGAAATCAAGCCGGCTGAGGACGCAAGGCGCGACGAGAAGGCGAGACGGTCGCCATGGCCAGGACAACTACCGTCTCCTTGCTCGCGTCGCCTCGAACCGCTCGGCAAGAACCacagtgccgccgccggcgccgcgccaccgTCAGAGTCCGGAGCGACGCCTTGACCGCCTCGCCTCGCGCCGTTCGTCCAGAGCCGTGACGCCGCGGCGCGGCATGGTGGACGGTGGGAATCCGCTCTCCGACATGAGGTGTCCGCGTCGTGGCGACGACTCGTCGatggagcgcggcggcggcagcagcagcagcagccgctccctctcccgcgAACCGTCGTCAGCTGTGCAGGAGCGGGGACGGGGGCTGCATCgcggcgcctcgccggcggcggcaccgcgcGTGGGAGCGGAGGGCGGCTCCTCGACGCGCCGTCTCGGGAGGCTGGACTCCGGATTGTCCGTAAACTTGGTGCCGCCGCCACTGGCGCCGCGACATGGCTCTCAGcgaggcgggcgcggcgcggcaacAACGACGAAGCTGTCCTCGTCGACGGACGTGGCTGCCACGATACGCAGCAGCATCAGGCCGAGCTCCCGAGAATTCATGGAGCGCTCCCCGCGTCGAGCTGGTGAAGCTGAAAACGATAGGAAGGAAGGTGCCGATGCTGCCAGCGTCAGCAAGGGCCGGCCAAGCCGTGGCGAACTCTCATCGATGGAGCGCGGAAGCAGCAGTGGCCGATCACTCTCCCGCGAACCGTCGTCAGCTGTGCAGGAGCGTGGACGGGGGCTGCATcgcggcgcctcgccgccggccgcagtGCGCGTGGGAGCGGAGGGCTCCTCGACGCGCCGCCTCGAGAGGCTGGACTCCGGGTTGTCTGCGAGCATGGTGTCGCGCCGTGGCACTCCGCGAGCCGGACGCGGCGCGTCAACGCCGAAGCTGTCCTCGTCGACCGACGCGGCTGCCATGACACGCAGCCGCATCAGGCCGAACCGTGACCTCACGGAGCGCTCGCTACGCCGAGCTGGTGAAGCTGATGAAGACGAGAGCCTGCGGCGGTGccgggggaaggggaaggggaaggagaagggcgATGATGATGCTGCCAGCGTCAGCATGGGCCGGCcaagccggccgccgcggcgagctctGAACCGGATCAACTCCAGTAGCACGTACAGTAGCAGCAGCTGCCCACCAGAGCCGACTTCGAGCACTTCAGGTTCCACCTCGTCGTGGGTGCCACCGCGAGACAATGCACCGTCGtgggcgccaccgccaccgcgaggCAATCCGCCGTCTTgggtgccaccgccaccgccaccggggGGCAATGCGCCGTCGTgggtgccaccgccaccgcaacCGCGGGGCATTGCGCCGCCGGAGTACGGGTTTCAAGTGTCAGGCGCGTCGAGGGTCAgccgccaccttcgccggcAGGAGCGCCTGGAGAGGAGAGTGGAGCGGATGAGGAGGTTCAAGGAGAAGCTCGGCACGGtgttccaccaccaccacttcgGTCCCTCGGGCAGCAACGAGGGGGCGCCCCCGCTGTTCAGCCGTGACGTCCACGACAACGGTTATCACCGCCCGTCGCCGTGGAAGGTTCTCGGCGGTGTCCTCCACCGCACGACACGCCGTGGGGAGAAGAACAACGAGGGGGCGCCCCCGCTGTTCAGCCGTGACGTCCACGGCAACGGACATCACCGCCCGTCGCCGTGGAAGGCTCTCGGCGGTGTCCTCCATCGTGCGACACGCCGTGGGGAGAAGAAGACCAGGAGCGTGCCGGCAGATCatcgtggcggcgtcggcggcggcggtggcgtcgggcaCGCGCTGTTACACATGTGGAACAAACGGCGGGCGATGGCGAAGCAACGTGGCGGCGTCGGGCGCGCGCTGTTCCAAATGTGGGgcaagcggcgggcggcggcgaagcagcgtggcggcggcgtcaggcGCGCGCTTTTCCAAATGTGGGTCCAAcggcgggcgacgacggcgaagcggcgtggtggcggcggcgtcgcgcacGCGCTGTTCCACATGTGGGGGAAACGGCGGGCTACCGCAAGCGCTGGGATGTGCGGTACGGGAAGCCGGTGGAAGGCCAAGAAGTTGCACTGGTGGCAGCGGGTGAGGCCGCGGCACCGTTCTGGACATGGAAAGGCATTGCGGTAA
- the LOC127769630 gene encoding uncharacterized protein LOC127769630 produces MEPGCGEGGGGGGGRDERVPQWGAQETRELIAARGEMERESAAAAAARRSAKTLWEAVSARLRERGYRRTAEQCKCKWKNLVNRYKGKETSDPENGRQCPFFDELHAVFTERARTMQQQLLESESGPSVKKKLKRPSGDLSSEDSDDEEDGGGDSGDEKPIRSRKRKTADKRQQSQRMAEKSRTSISSIHELLQDFLVQQQRMDIQWHEMMERRSQERIVFEQEWRQSMQKLEQERLMLEHTWMEREEQRRMREEARAEKRDALLTTLLNKVLQEEAGLVLHLAVCSVALLFPTYARACVGGALPPPPPAAAMAAEEDDDDEEWKVALQQWKSKTYSLSVPLRVVALRGSFPPAWIKDFVEAQGKRLKFSPEFRTNLDVLYSEMSQCLDKGQLQQKSAMAADVVSIGDSWLGYAIRKGLVEPVKNAEEQDWFQSLSNRWKIHLCRNRNGEVDPNGSIWAVPYRWGTVVIAYKKNKFKRHNLKPIQDWGDLWRPELAGKISMVDSPREVIGAVLKHLGSSYNTNDMESEITGGRETVLESLTQLQNQVQLFDSTNYLKSFGVGDVWVAVGWSSDVIPAAKRMSDVAVVVPKSGSSLWADLWAIPSATKFQTDRIGGRTRGPSPLINQWFDFCLQSARSLPFRQDVIPGASPLFLEKPVPEVPQERNKRKPKLETNLVRGAPPLEILEKCEFLEPLSEKALDDYQWLITRMQRPNRGLFGNLLQNISSVLNFKSRV; encoded by the exons aTGGAGCCCGggtgcggggaaggaggaggaggaggaggagggagggatgaGCGGGTGCCGCAGTGGGGCGCGCAGGAGACGCGGGAGCTGATCGCGGCGCGCGGGGAGATGGAGCGGgagtccgccgccgcggccgccgcgcgccgcagcGCCAAGACGCTGTGGGAGGCGGTGTCCGCGCGCCTCCGTGAGCGCGGCTACCGCCGCACTGCCGAGCAATGCAAGTGCAAGTGGAAGAACCTCGTCAACCGATACAAG GGAAAAGAAACATCTGATCCAGAAAATGGTAGACAGTGTCCTTTCTTTGATGAGTTGCATGCAGTCTTCACTGAACGAGCTAGAACTATGCAACAACAACTCCTTGAGTCTGAATCTGGACCATCTGTTAAAAAGAAACTAAAGCGACCAAGTGGTGACCTGTCATCGGAGGActctgatgatgaggaagatggCGGTGGAGATAGTGGCGATGAGAAACCCATAAGAAGCAGAAAGAGGAAAACTGCTGACAAGAGGCAACAATCGCAACGAATGGCAGAAAAGTCGAGGACTAGCATTTCAAGCATCCATGAATTGTTGCAGGATTTCCTGGTGCAGCAGCAGCGCATGGATATTCAGTGGCATGAGATGATGGAGAGGCGTTCCCAGGAGCGGATTGTTTTTGAACAAGAATGGCGTCAGTCAATGCAAAAGCTAGAGCAGGAGAGACTGATGCTGGAGCACACATGGATGGAGCGAGAGGAGCAACGAAGGATGAGAGAAGAAGCACGAGCTGAGAAAAGGGATGCCCTCCTGACCACACTCTTGAACAAAGTCTTACAGGAAGA GGCGGGGCTGGTGCTCCATCTGGCGGTATGCTCCGTCGCCTTGCTCTTCCCCACCTATGCGCGCGCCTGCGTGGGCGGCGCTCTCCCCCCGCCACCTcctgcggcggcgatggcggcggaggaggacgacgacgacgaggagtggAAGGTCGCGCTGCAGCAGTGGAAGTCCAAGACGTATTCCCTCTCTGTTCCCCTGCGGGTCGTCGCGCTCCGTGGCTCCTTCCCTCCTGCGTGGATCAAG GATTTTGTTGAAGCTCAGGGGAAGAGACTGAAATTCAGTCCTGAGTTCAGGACAAACCTTGATGTGCTCTACTCCGAGATGTCACAATGTTTGGACAAGGGTCAACTTCAGCAAAAATCCGCAATGGCGGCTGATGTTGTTTCAATTGGGGACTCTTGGCTCGGGTATGCCATTCGTAAGGGATTGGTAGAACCTGTCAAGAACGCTGAAGAACAGGATTGGTTTCAGAGCCTAAGTAACAGATGGAAG ATTCATCTGTGCAGGAACCGCAATGGTGAGGTAGATCCTAATGGCTCAATATGGGCGGTTCCATACAGATGGGGCACCGTGGTCATTGCTTACaagaaaaacaagttcaaaagGCATAATCTGAAACCGATACAG GACTGGGGGGATTTGTGGAGGCCTGAACTTGCCGGAAAAATTTCAATGGTGGATTCTCCAAGAGAAGTCATTGGTGCAGTCTTGAAGCATCTGGGATCCTCATACAACACTAATGACATGGAATCAGAAATCACTGGTGGTAGGGAAACAGTCTTAGAAAGCTTGACACAACTACAGAACCAG GTTCAATTGTTTGACAGCACGAACTATCTGAAATCATTTGGAGTAGGAGATGTATGGGTTGCAGTGGGTTGGAGCAGTGATGTTATTCCTGCTGCGAAGCGAATGTCTGACGTTGCAGTGGTGGTTCCCAAGTCAGGCAGTAGTCTATGGGCTGATCTATGG GCGATACCATCTGCAACCAAATTTCAGACTGATCGAATTGGCGGCAGAACTAGAGGCCCATCTCCACTTATCAACCAGTGGTTTGACTTCTGCCTGCAGAGTGCTAGAAGCTTACCCTTTCGGCAAGATGTCATCCCAGGAGCATCGCCACTATTCCTTGAGAAACCGGTGCCTGAAGTTCCTCAAGAACGAAACAAGAGAAAGCCAAAGCTGGAGACGAATCTTGTCAGAGGAGCACCTCCCCTTGAAATCCTGGAAAAATGTGAGTTTCTAGAGCCTCTATCAGAAAAGGCGCTGGACGATTACCAATGGCTGATAACGAGAATGCAGAGACCAAATCGTGGTCTGTTTGGAAATTTGTTGCAAAATATATCGAGTGTACTGAATTTCAAATCAAGAGTTTAA
- the LOC127770385 gene encoding multiple organellar RNA editing factor 2, chloroplastic-like isoform X2, translated as MARRPESSYSPLRSGQGGDRAPTEMAPLFPGCDYEHWLIVMDKPGGEGATKQQMIDCYIQTLAKVVGSEEEAKKKIYNVSCERYFGFGCEIDEETSNKLEGLPGVLFVLPDSYVDAENKDYGAELFVNGEIVQRSPERQRRVEPVPQRAQDRPRYSDRTRYVKRRENQAYQR; from the exons atggcgcggcggccggagtcgTCGTACTCGCCGCTGCGGTCGGGGCAGGGAGGGGACCGCGCGCCCACGGAGATGGCGCCGCTCTTCCCCGGGTGCGACTACGAGCACTGGCTCATCGTCATGGACAagcccggcggcgagggcgccacCAAGCAGCAGATGATCGACTGCTACATCCAGACCCTCGCCAAGGTCGTGGGAAG tgaggaggaggcgaagaAGAAGATATACAACGTGTCATGCGAACGGTACTTTGGGTTCGGTTGCGAGATTGACGAGGAAACATCCAACAAGCTGGAAG GGCTACCAGGTGTTCTATTTGTGCTTCCTGATTCCTATGTTGATGCCGAGAACAAGGACTATGGCG CTGAGTTGTTTGTAAACGGAGAAATTGTTCAAAGATCACCAGAAAGGCAGAGAAGGGTGGAGCCAGTTCCTCAGAGAGCACAAGATAGACCCCGGTACAGTGACCGAACTCGCTATGTGAAGCGGAGGGAGAATCAGGCGTACCAGCGGTGA